One segment of Cinclus cinclus chromosome 30, bCinCin1.1, whole genome shotgun sequence DNA contains the following:
- the TMBIM6 gene encoding bax inhibitor 1 codes for MNIFDRSINFDALFKFSHISASTQEHLKRVYGSFALCMFVAAAGAYINVVTHLFQFGLLTGLGALGLMVWLTATPHSRETEQKRLGMLVGFAFLTGINLGPFLQMCISINPSIIPTAFLGTATIFACFSLSALYARRRSYLYLGGFLLSGLTLMLLSSLINAFVRSTWLFTANLYVALMIMCGFVLFDTQLIIEKAESGDKDYIWHCVDLFLDFVNIFRELLMILGMSENKKKEKK; via the exons aTGAACATCTTCGATCGCAGCATCAACTTTGATGCCCTCTTCAAGTTCTCCCACAT TTCGGCCTCCACCCAGGAGCACCTGAAGAGAGTCTATGGCAGCTTCGCCCTCTGCATGTTCGTGGCAGCTGCGGGTGCCTACATCAACGTGGTGACCCACCTTTTCCAG TTCGGGCTCCTGACTGGCCTGGGCGCACTGGGGCTGATGGTTTGGCTCACGGCCACCCCACACAGCCGTGAGACAGAGCAGAAGCGGCTGGGGATGCTGGTTGGCTTCGCCTTCCTCACGG GCATCAATCTGGGACCTTTCCTGCAAATGTGCATCTCCATCAACCCCAG CATCATCCCCACTGCATTCCTGGGCACTGCCACCATCTTTGCCTGCTTCTCACTGAGCGCCCTCTACGCCCGGCGCCGCAGCTACCTCTACCTAGGAG GTTTCCTGCTCTCCGGCCTCACCCTGATGCTTCTGTCCTCCCTGATTAATGCCTTTGTGAGATCCACCTGGCTCTTCACG GCCAACCTGTATGTGGCGCTGATGATCATGTGTGGCTTCGTGCTCTTCGACACGCAGCTCATCATTGAGAAGGCGGAGAGTGGGGACAAGGATTACATCtg gCACTGCGTTGATCTCTTCCTTGACTTCGTCAACATCTTCCGGGAGCTTCTGATGATCCTGGGCATGTCCGAG aacaagaagaaggagaagaagtgA
- the NCKAP5L gene encoding nck-associated protein 5-like — translation MSESVAEAQGGGSPAAPGETGTSHELLQRLRELEAENSALAQANENQRETYERCLDEVANHVVQALLNQKDLREECIKLKKRVFELERQNQVLSDLFQQKLQLSTGSLPQLPLHPVPVPPDVPVTPQTASAEQQPPPLLPGLCLSLPEVLPPVPSGSPGLSPGAPPLDALSPFFKKKAQILEVLRKLEETDPLLGPPPASPGSPEPCAALGWPPCPLRGSGAAGGWRGTEGSPCSSPEEGGPPRGALLSALAERLLRGEGGGCCRRNGEAPGGPPRQRRGEHPAFLGLYTPGEESPEGGFTPLSPGGVPNPLSSPTKVLKLPPPPGGLRLSPQLAHPSKIPCRGAHPEASPALSRRPSPDAPPEPGSSEPPAFPHPRTFEAVEQPPGPPGSVAGGERAAASPPSARRGTGGSAPCRRPGKKPPEPGYLPFKERLAALGKLRGAEGREPPGPGRPERGHGAELRPPPRGGLGGSLKHPEPAHGAEPLARCYSSGSMGDPGKAGGKGRPGTGRTPSRTPPTPPAKTSRSPHGSPTKLPTKAGKAGAPRGEEPSGSKAGGGPHKTPADPEPTGPAPSAVGHSAIEEKVMKGIEENVLRLQGQERAPGAEAKGKAAGLASWFGLRRSKLPALSRRGDGGRGREWAGTPAPLRREVKLAARKLEAESLNISKLMEKAEDLRKALREEHAFLQGLALEKGRPRGPPRGPGPLPVMYQEVTAETFMQQLLDRVDGKDVPYETRLEHKRELCDLRRVPPDAKEPRLCRPPRNGIVGHLREPSDKVPDVGLRDELPSDESLSESGTAQHFAACGSLTRTLDSGIGTFPPPDYGGVPAKSTPKPRGRPEPLPGAVPAAVTKVPRKARTLEREVPSAEELLVPGKHRSARGCRLPAPPSSHSHHAAPQGGRPPLHTGDDARKPRRVQQSKNWTFPNAKACGAADPFVCPPGGLEGLHRPVQAPVCSPAGHRGASPEAPPPLPPALSASSSRTPSASDVGDEGSTEARSRDGGHGPAGLEHSESLSDSLYDSLSSCGSQG, via the exons ATGTCGGAGAGTGTGGCCGAGGCGCAGGGAGGCGGGAGCCCAGCAGCGCCGGGCGAGACGGGCACCAGCCATGAGCTGCTGCAGCGCCTGCGGGAGCTGGAG GCAGAGAACTCAGCCCTGGCCCAGGCCAATGAGAACCAGAGGGAGACATATGAGCGCTGCCTGGATGAG GTTGCCAACCACGTTGTGCAGGCGCTGCTCAACCAGAAG GACCTGCGTGAGGAGTGCATCAAGCTGAAGAAACGTGTCTTTGAGCTGGAGCGGCAGAACCAGGTGCTGAGCGACCTGTTCCAGCAGAAACTACAGCTCTCCACCGGGTCTCTCCCCCAG ctgccaCTGCACCCGGTGCCAGTACCCCCAGATGTCCCAGTCACCCCCCAGACAGCCTCTGCTGAGCAACAGCCCCCCCCGCTGCTCCCTGGcctctgtctgtccctgcctgAG GTGCTGCCACCAGTGCCATCGGGCAGCCCTGGCCTCAGCCCTGGTGCCCCACCACTGGATGCCCTGTCCCCCTTCTTCAAAAAGAAAGCCCAAATCCTGGAGGTGCTGCGCAAGCTGGAGGAGACAGACCCACTGTTGGGGCCCCCTCCGGCCTCCCCCGGCTCCCCCGAGCCCTGCGCAGCCCTGGGTTGGCCCCCTTGCCCGCTGCGGGGGtcgggggctgcggggggctGGCGGGGGACCGagggcagcccctgctcctcGCCAGAGGAGGGGGGGCCGCCGCGGGGGGCTCTGCTCAGCGCCTTGGCCGAGCGGCTGCTGCGAGGTGAGGGGGGGGGCTGCTGCCGGCGCAATGGTGAAGCCCCCGGGGGACCCCCCCGGCAGCGGCGCGGGGAGCACCCCGCTTTCCTGGGACTCTACACGCCGGGTGAGGAGAGCCCCGAGGGGGGGTTCACCCCGCTCTCACCTGGGGGGGTCCCCAACCCCCTTTCCTCCCCCACCAAGGTGCTCAAACTGCCGCCCCCCCCCGGGGGGTTGCGCCTCAGCCCGCAGCTCGCCCACCCCTCCAAGATCCCCTGTCGCGGCGCCCACCCCGAGGCCTCACCGGCGCTTAGCCGCCGCCCATCCCCCGATGCCCCTCCAGAGCCCGGCTCCAGCGAGCCCCCTGCCTTCCCCCACCCCCGCACTTTCGAGGCGGTCGAGCAGCCCCCCGGGCCACCGGGATCCGTGGCCGGCGGGGAGCGGGCGGCCGCTTCCCCCCCCAGCGCTCGCCGCGGCACGGGGGGCTCGGCCCCCTGCCGCCGCCCTGGCAAGAAGCCCCCCGAACCGGGCTACCTGCCCTTCAAGGAGCGCCTGGCCGCCCTGGGCAAGCTGCGGGGGGCTGAGGGCCGCGAGCCACCTGGCCCAGGGCGGCCCGAACGGGGCCATGGGGCCGAGCTGCGCCCTCCACCccgggggggtttggggggcagCCTGAAGCACCCCGAGCCAGCGCACGGCGCGGAGCCCCTGGCCCGCTGCTACTCCTCTGGCTCCATGGGCGACCCCGGCAAGGCGGGGGGCAAGGGGCGCCCCGGCACCGGCCGGACCCCCTCGCGGACCCCCCCCACGCCCCCTGCCAAGACCTCCCGCAGCCCTCACGGCAGTCCCACCAAGCTGCCCACCAAGGCGGGCAAAGCCGGGGCACCGCGGGGCGAGGAGCCCTCGGGCTCCAAGGCGGGAGGGGGTCCCCACAAAACCCCCGCAGACCCCGAGCCCACGGGGCCGGCACCGAGCGCCGTGGGGCACTCGGCCATCGAGGAGAAGGTGATGAAGGGCATCGAGGAGAACGTGCTgcggctgcaggggcaggagcgggCGCCGGGCGCCGAGGCCAAGGGCAAGGCGGCCGGGCTGGCGAGCTGGTTCGGGCTGAGGCGCAGCAAATTGCCGGCGCTGAGCCGGCGCGGGGACGGCGGGCGCGGGCGCGAGTGGGCTGGGACCCCCGCGCCCCTTCGCCGAGAGGTCAAGTTGGCCGCCCGAAAGCTTGAAGCCGAGAGTCTCAACATCTCGAAGCTGATGGAGAAGGCGGAGGATCTGCGGAAGGCGCTGCGGGAGGAACACGCGTTCCTGCAGGGACTGGCGCTGGAGAAGGGGCGTCCCCGCGGGCCCCCGCGAGGCCCCGGCCCCCTCCCCGTCATGTACCAGGAGGTGACGGCCGAGACCTtcatgcagcagctgctggacag GGTGGACGGGAAGGACGTCCCCTACGAGACGCGCCTGGAGCACAAGCGGGAGCTTTGTGACCTCCGGAGGGTTCCCCCCGACGCCAAAGAACCCCGGCTCTGCCGCCCGCCCCGCAACGGCATCGTGGGACACCTGCGGGAGCCCTCGGACAAG GTGCCTGACGTGGGGCTCCGGGATGAGCTGCCGTCCGACGAGAGCTTGTCCGAGTCCGGGACCGCGCAGCATTTCGCTG CCTGTGGGTCTCTGACGCGGACACTGGACAGCGGGATCGGGACCTTCCCTCCCCCCGACTATGGGGGGGTCCCCGCCAAGAGCACCCCCAAACCGCGGGGCCGCCCGGAGCCGCTGCCCGGGGCCGTGCCGGCCGCCGTCACCAAAGTGCCGCGCAAGGCCCGGACGCTGGAGCGGGAGGTGCCCAGCGCCGAGGAGCTTCTGGTGCCTGGAAAACACCGGAGCGCTCGGGGCTGCCGCCTCCCGGCCCCCCCCAGCTCGCACAGCCACCACGCTGCACCCCAAGGTGGGCGTCCCCCGCTCC ACACCGGGGATGATGCCAGGAAGCCGCGGCGCGTCCAGCAGAGCAAGAACTGGACCTTCCCCAACGCCAAAGCCTGCGGTGCTGCTGACCCCTTCGTGTGCCCCCCCggggggctggaggggctgcaTCGACCTGTGCAG GCCCCTGTGTGCAGCCCGGCGGGGCATCGGGGGGCATCCCCAGAGGCCCCCCCACCACTGCCCCCTGCCCTGAGCGCTAGCAGCAGCCGGACCCCCAGCGCCTCCGATGTGGGGGATGAGGGCAGCACGGAGGCACGGTCCCGGGATGGGGGCCACGGCCCCGCCGGGCTGGAGCACTCCGAGTCCCTCAGTGACTCGCTCTACGACAGTCTCTCCTCCTGcggcagccagggctga
- the LOC134054839 gene encoding uncharacterized protein LOC134054839, giving the protein MRESGVDKSRVWDNPWGEPTRVPVVPIVPEVPVGPSPAPRAGSGPGAGGSGCITGGRCTADSGENRGHNGDAPGGTRDTRNATDRTTPIGPPGSTPTPPRHDPAPRDHGCPRAPPPVSPRSSPTPRFPRLPLATERPDSPGATAGPGPGPARHGRGWDRDRGGTGGGGDVMAPPGRPRPAPPPPPIRAPGTPPSPTNRYRAPNRGCPGTGTARPAPHGAPRACPPATAAETELNGDPRSVPPVAVVGVRQ; this is encoded by the exons ATGAGGGAGAGCGGAGTGGACAAGAGCAGGGTCTGGGACAA cccgtgggGCGAACCCACGCGGGTCCCTGTGGTCCCCATTGTCCCTGAGGTGCCCGTGGGCCCCTCGCCTGCCCCCCGCGCAGGAAGCGGCCCCGGGGCCGGCGGCTCCGGCTGCATCACGGGGGGAA GATGCACCGCGGACAGCGGGGAGAACCGAGGACACAACGGGGATGCACCGGGGGGCACCAGGGACACGCGGAACGCCACCGACCGGACCACCCCTATCGGTCCCCCGGGCTcaacccccacccccccacgGCACGATCCGGCGCCCAGAGATCACGGATGCCCCCGCGCCCCGCCTCCGGTATCCCCGAGGAGCAGCCCGACCCCCCGGTTCCCCCGCCTGCCCCTCGCCACGGAGCGACCGGACTCACCGGGGGCTACGGCGGGGCCAGGGCCGGGGCCGGCACGGCATGGCCGGGGCTGGGACCGGGACCGGGGCGGGACCGGCGGCGGCGGTGACGTCATGGCTCCaccgggccggccccgccctgcgcccccgccgccgccaaTCCGCGCCCCGGgcacccccccctcccccac GAATCGGTACCGAGCACCCAATCGCGGCTGCCCCGGGACAGGAACGGCCCGGCCCGCACCCCACGGAGCCCCCCGAGCGTGTCCCCCCGCCACGGCAGCCGAGACCGAATTAAACGGTGACCCCCGAAGTGTCCCCCCGGTAGCAGTAGTCGGGGTCCGGCAGTAG
- the KANSL2 gene encoding KAT8 regulatory NSL complex subunit 2 isoform X1 has protein sequence MNRIRIHVLPTSRGRLTPVPRPQEPLACAFAPRPCSQPRLEGQEFCIKHILEDRNAPFKQCSYVSTKNGKRCPNAAPKPEKKDGTSFCAEHARRNALALQAQVKKSNPGPVGETLLCQLSSYARAELGSQSTESSRSEASRILDEDSWSDCEQDPVTVEQTWRGDPDSEADSIDSDQEDPLKHAGVYTAEEVALIMREKLIRLQSLYIDQFKRLQHLLKEKKRRFLHSRKGEHEAIGSSLLTGPEGLMAKERENLKRLKCLRRYRQRYGVEALLHRQLRERRVLATDGAAQQAHTTRSSQRCLAFVDDVRCSNPSLPMTRHCLTHICQDTNQTLFKPCQGSEEVPCNKPVPVSLSEEPCCPLHLRLPPQMYVPEQVLAVPQELGTAPTDLYLSAAELQPTESLPLEFSDDLDVVGDGMQCPPSPLLFDPSVTLDPSLRDMAEAPIDILALEEPDRGISSTALVPPAEGPAQSQLPYQPGPRDEQQPEETASSTPARGTAANGSLEPGAMS, from the exons ATGAACAGGATCCGGATTCACGTGTTGCCCACGAGCCGAGGCCGCCTGACTCCGGTGCCACGGCCCCAGGAGCCCCTGGCCTGTGCCTTCGCCCCCCGGCCTTGCTCCCAGCCCCGTCTGGAAGGGCAGGAATTCTGCATCAAACACATCCTTGAGGACAGGAATGCTCCCTTCAAACAGTGCAGCTACGTGTCCACAAAGAATGGGAAGCGTTGTCCCAACGCTGCTCCCAAACCTGAGAAGAAGGATGG CACCTCGTTCTGTGCGGAGCACGCCCGACGGAACGCGCTGGCACTCCAGGCTCAGGTGAAGAAATCCAACCCTGGGCCCGTGGGTGAGACCCTCCTGTGCCAGCTGAGCTCCTATGCccgggcagagctgggctcacagagcacagagagcagcCGGAGCGAGGCCAGCCGCATCCTGG ACGAGGACAGCTGGAGTGACTGTGAGCAGGACCCTGTCACCGTGGAGCAGACATGGCGTGGGGACCCCGACAGCGAAGCTGACAGCATCGACAGCGACCAGGAGGATCCCCTCAA GCATGCTGGTGTGTACACAGCTGAGGAGGTGGCTCTGATCATGCGGGAGAAGCTGATCCGACTGCAGTCCCTTTACATCGACCAGTTCAAACGGCTCCAGCACCTGCTGAAGGAGAAGAAGCGCCGGttcctgcacagcaggaagggagaaCACGAGGCCATTG ggagcagcctcCTGACAGGGCCAGAGGGGCTGATGGCCAAGGAGAGGGAGAACCTGAAGCGTCTCAAGTGCCTGCGGCGCTACCGGCAGCGCTACGGGGTGGAGGCTCTGCTGCACCGGCAGCTCCGCGAGCGCAGGGTCCTGGCCACCGATGGCGCGGCCCAGCAG gCACACACCACCCGCTCCAGCCAGCGCTGCTTGGCCTTTGTTGATGATGTGCGATGCTCCAACCCGTCCCTCCCGATGACCCGGCACTGCCTCACAC ATATCTGCCAGGATACAAACCAGACACTATTCAAACCGTGCCAGGGCTCAGAGGAAGTTCCCTGCAACAAGCCCGTGCCCGTAAGCCTGTCTGAGGAGCCGTGCTGCCCCCTGCACCTCCGCCTGCCCCCCCAGATGTACGTCCCAGAGCAGGTCCTGGCTgtcccccaggagctgggaactGCTCCCACAGATCTGTACCTGAGCGCAGCCGAGCTCCAGCCCACGGAGAGTTTGCCCCTGGAATTCAGTGAT GACCTGGACGTGGTGGGTGATGGGATGCAGTGCCCCCCATCCCCTCTGCTCTTTGACCCTTCTGTGACCCTCGATCCGTCCCTGCGGGACATGGCCGAGGCTCCCATCGACATCCTGGCGCTGGAGGAGCCAGACAGGGGCATCTCCTCCACCGCACTCGTCCCTCCAGCCGAGGGCCCTGCGCAG AGTCAGCTCCCGTACCAGCCAGGGCCCCGggatgagcagcagccagaagaaACGGCCTCATCCACCCCAgccaggggcacagctgccaaCGGGAGCCTGGAGCCGGGGGCCATGAGCTGA
- the KANSL2 gene encoding KAT8 regulatory NSL complex subunit 2 isoform X2 has protein sequence MNRIRIHVLPTSRGRLTPVPRPQEPLACAFAPRPCSQPRLEGQEFCIKHILEDRNAPFKQCSYVSTKNGKRCPNAAPKPEKKDGTSFCAEHARRNALALQAQVKKSNPGPVGETLLCQLSSYARAELGSQSTESSRSEASRILDEDSWSDCEQDPVTVEQTWRGDPDSEADSIDSDQEDPLKHAGVYTAEEVALIMREKLIRLQSLYIDQFKRLQHLLKEKKRRFLHSRKGEHEAIGSSLLTGPEGLMAKERENLKRLKCLRRYRQRYGVEALLHRQLRERRVLATDGAAQQAHTTRSSQRCLAFVDDVRCSNPSLPMTRHCLTHICQDTNQTLFKPCQGSEEVPCNKPVPVSLSEEPCCPLHLRLPPQMYVPEQVLAVPQELGTAPTDLYLSAAELQPTESLPLEFSDDLDVVGDGMQCPPSPLLFDPSVTLDPSLRDMAEAPIDILALEEPDRGISSTALVPPAEGPAQVGQLPYQPGPRDEQQPEETASSTPARGTAANGSLEPGAMS, from the exons ATGAACAGGATCCGGATTCACGTGTTGCCCACGAGCCGAGGCCGCCTGACTCCGGTGCCACGGCCCCAGGAGCCCCTGGCCTGTGCCTTCGCCCCCCGGCCTTGCTCCCAGCCCCGTCTGGAAGGGCAGGAATTCTGCATCAAACACATCCTTGAGGACAGGAATGCTCCCTTCAAACAGTGCAGCTACGTGTCCACAAAGAATGGGAAGCGTTGTCCCAACGCTGCTCCCAAACCTGAGAAGAAGGATGG CACCTCGTTCTGTGCGGAGCACGCCCGACGGAACGCGCTGGCACTCCAGGCTCAGGTGAAGAAATCCAACCCTGGGCCCGTGGGTGAGACCCTCCTGTGCCAGCTGAGCTCCTATGCccgggcagagctgggctcacagagcacagagagcagcCGGAGCGAGGCCAGCCGCATCCTGG ACGAGGACAGCTGGAGTGACTGTGAGCAGGACCCTGTCACCGTGGAGCAGACATGGCGTGGGGACCCCGACAGCGAAGCTGACAGCATCGACAGCGACCAGGAGGATCCCCTCAA GCATGCTGGTGTGTACACAGCTGAGGAGGTGGCTCTGATCATGCGGGAGAAGCTGATCCGACTGCAGTCCCTTTACATCGACCAGTTCAAACGGCTCCAGCACCTGCTGAAGGAGAAGAAGCGCCGGttcctgcacagcaggaagggagaaCACGAGGCCATTG ggagcagcctcCTGACAGGGCCAGAGGGGCTGATGGCCAAGGAGAGGGAGAACCTGAAGCGTCTCAAGTGCCTGCGGCGCTACCGGCAGCGCTACGGGGTGGAGGCTCTGCTGCACCGGCAGCTCCGCGAGCGCAGGGTCCTGGCCACCGATGGCGCGGCCCAGCAG gCACACACCACCCGCTCCAGCCAGCGCTGCTTGGCCTTTGTTGATGATGTGCGATGCTCCAACCCGTCCCTCCCGATGACCCGGCACTGCCTCACAC ATATCTGCCAGGATACAAACCAGACACTATTCAAACCGTGCCAGGGCTCAGAGGAAGTTCCCTGCAACAAGCCCGTGCCCGTAAGCCTGTCTGAGGAGCCGTGCTGCCCCCTGCACCTCCGCCTGCCCCCCCAGATGTACGTCCCAGAGCAGGTCCTGGCTgtcccccaggagctgggaactGCTCCCACAGATCTGTACCTGAGCGCAGCCGAGCTCCAGCCCACGGAGAGTTTGCCCCTGGAATTCAGTGAT GACCTGGACGTGGTGGGTGATGGGATGCAGTGCCCCCCATCCCCTCTGCTCTTTGACCCTTCTGTGACCCTCGATCCGTCCCTGCGGGACATGGCCGAGGCTCCCATCGACATCCTGGCGCTGGAGGAGCCAGACAGGGGCATCTCCTCCACCGCACTCGTCCCTCCAGCCGAGGGCCCTGCGCAGGTAGG TCAGCTCCCGTACCAGCCAGGGCCCCGggatgagcagcagccagaagaaACGGCCTCATCCACCCCAgccaggggcacagctgccaaCGGGAGCCTGGAGCCGGGGGCCATGAGCTGA
- the CCNT1 gene encoding cyclin-T1 isoform X5: MISRNNSSDMNIAGLMSMSTSSTAGAGPALPASADSPGEPSAADPSQADHWHPPAKLDIHRTSESTSAAEHPQQDGAAYPKQNTKNAPSAKVSLKEYRAKHAEELAAQKRQLENMEANVRSQYAYAAQNLLVQQQREREGQQDSNPSPIVLKIPITGPENPERLPGADKGDKALKMRIPAVGGGGERPVPSKQEEIKMRIKGPGPGDRHSSTDESSGKIRDYKEKHKGHSSNHHHHHHNHHSHKHLHAQLGAGPSTVAKRPGDSKHSTQPGATATPHKGYGPLAPTRKRPLPEEPPAMSHEHQPKVGKVSKGPGVPFPYAHLPGAAHLPGHSSDLSQPSKARGTHKSDKGPSGANGHNVSQASDYQDTVNMLHSLLSAQGMQPTQPPAFEFHSYELLNPRASSSSRAATNTDKPRPPPLPSEPPPPLPPLPK, encoded by the coding sequence ATGATCTCCAGGAACAACAGCTCGGACATGAACATCGCTGGGCTCATGAGCATGTCTACATCCTCCACCGCCGGAGCGGGGCCAGCACTCCCAGCCTCGGCCGATTCCCCCGGGGAGCCGAGCGCTGCAGATCCATCCCAGGCGGATCATTGGCATCCCCCGGCCAAGCTGGACATCCACAGGACTAGCGAGAGCACGTCAGCTGCTGAGCACCCTCAGCAGGATGGTGCTGCCTACCCCAAGCAGAACACCAAGAACGCACCCTCGGCCAAGGTGTCCCTGAAGGAATACCGGGCCAAGCACGCCGAGGAACTCGCGGCACAGAAGCGGCAGCTGGAAAACATGGAAGCAAATGTGCGCTCCCAGTACGCCTACGCCGCACAGAACCtcctggtgcagcagcagcgggagagggaagggcagcaggacAGCAACCCCTCCCCAATCGTTCTGAAAATCCCCATCACGGGGCCGGAGAACCCCGAGCGCCTGCCCGGCGCGGACAAGGGTGACAAAGCTCTCAAGATGAGGATCCCGGCGGTGGGGGGAGGCGGGGAGAGGCCGGTCCCCTCCAAGCAGGAGGAGATCAAGATGCGGATTAAGGGCCCGGGTCCCGGAGACAGACACAGCTCCACGGATGAGAGCAGCGGGAAGATCCGGGACTACAAAGAGAAGCACAAGGGCCACTCATCCaaccatcaccaccaccaccacaaccaCCACTCGCACAAACACTTGCATGCCCAGCTCGGCGCCGGCCCCAGCACCGTGGCCAAGCGCCCGGGGGACTCCAAACACAGCACCCAACCTGGTGCCACCGCCACCCCCCACAAGGGCTACGGGCCTCTCGCCCCCACCCGCAAAAGACCCCTGCCCGAGGAGCCCCCGGCCATGTCCCATGAGCACCAGCCCAAGGTGGGCAAAGTCTCCAAAGGCCCCGGAGTGCCATTCCCATATGCCCACCTTCCCGGGGCTGCCCACCTCCCAGGGCACAGCTCGGATTTGTCCCAGCCCAGCAAAGCCCGGGGCACCCACAAATCGGACAAGGGGCCTTCGGGGGCCAACGGGCACAATGTCAGCCAGGCCAGTGACTATCAGGACACGGTGAACATGCTGCACTCGCTGCTGAGCGCGCAGGGCATGCAGCCCACCCAGCCCCCTGCCTTTGAATTCCACTCGTACGAGCTCCTGAACCCCCgggcttccagcagctccagagctgccaCCAACACGGACAAGCCCCGACCACCCCCCCTGCCCTCGGAACCACCTCCCCCgctgcctcccctccccaaATAA